The proteins below come from a single Aquarana catesbeiana isolate 2022-GZ linkage group LG12, ASM4218655v1, whole genome shotgun sequence genomic window:
- the TNS4 gene encoding tensin-4, whose protein sequence is MSQVIPNHVLRVGQTVCMTPKEDGGGFRQVAHPRGLSMTTKCSYYTSERSVGQMTTQVSGHRLADTALYGPMKPNSSSFNKAAEKGLHIAMNGQQTLSGNNSTNQQKAMNGSEVEVNEEEAISPSLDISIDNLNQLILQLDPTFQPLPVNTDLVKKKREPVPCRPVTANTTSPPAIKCVETNPTRAVAHENIQRSASPTPKYEGILISRGTDNNCTPNGSLIFCEPQSHASRRQDQHQGPSNGVFRQAAETIAVPSTRSRQPNSVLSSSLGSDSSFYTRPSFHTSDMSVMSTSPGSDTSYILGSAHSLTYDDTDGHQFSSRMSESPVGSVGSFSNLNSPAIMSPTSHIHRFDHGSFYHSKISTHASTKGHANSCPPSVNNSSMDIPILLVNGCLENEDLSPKSSRNLMNGPKRRGSSSFNKTYSESSIPTCSDSTVKDGQPGMKFVMDKSKLWFKPSITRDQAIEYLKDKEPGTFIIRDSTSYRGSFGLAMKVPGTPLKPDNTTNEQVRHFLIESSAKGVHLKGAAEEPYFGSLSALVYQHTINPISLPCKLHIADKGSDGDSSPECLPDATSELKTSAACNVLYLNSINTETLTGSSAIQKAASVTLEKADLQVPTIVNFKATEQGVTLTDIQRKVFFRRHYPVSTLSFCSVDPDFRKWQRQCKSSRIFGFVAKNPTDPSSNVCHVFAEYDAIQPASPLISFLTNLIQQQERV, encoded by the exons ATGTCCCAAGTAATACCTAACCATGTGTTGCGAGTGGGACAGACGGTCTGTATGACACCCAAAGAAGACGGAGGTGGGTTCAGACAAGTGGCACACCCAAGAGGTCTATCGATGACTACCAAATGCTCCTATTACACCTCAGAGCGGTCTGTTGGGCAGATGACAACACAGGTCAGTGGCCACAGGTTGGCTGACACAGCTCTTTATGGACCAATGAAGCCAAACTCTAGTTCCTTTAACAAGGCTGCCGAGAAAGGGCTTCACATTGCCATGAATGGTCAGCAAACATTATCAGGGAACAACAGCACTAACCAACAGAAGGCTATGAATGGATCAGAAGTAGAAGTCAACGAGGAAGAGGCAATATCTCCATCACTGGATATATCCATAGACAATCTCAACCAGCTTATCTTACAGTTGGATCCCACCTTCCAACCATTGCCTGTTAACACCGATCTAGTaaagaaaaaacgggaacctgtacCCTGTAGACCAGTTACAGCCAATACCACAAGCCCTCCAG CAATAAAATGCGTGGAGACTAATCCTACCAGAGCAGTGGCTCATGAGAACATACAACGATCTGCAAGTCCCACACCAAAGTATGAGGGCATTCTCATTTCACGGGGAACAGATAATAACTGCACCCCAAATGGCAGTCTCATCTTCTGTGAACCTCAATCCCATGCCAGCAGGCGGCAAGATCAGCATCAGGGTCCATCTAATGGAGTTTTCCGCCAAGCTGCGGAAACCATCGCTGTCCCGAGTACAAGGTCACGTCAACCAAATTCTGTTTTGTCCTCATCACTTGGCTCGGACAGTTCATTCTACACAAGGCCCTCATTCCACACCAGTGATATGTCAGTCATGTCCACAAGTCCAGGATCAGACACCAGCTATATTTTGGGAAG CGCCCATTCTCTTACATACGATGACACAGAtggccaccaattttcttcaagaaTGTCAGAAAGCCCAGTTGGGTCAGTGGGGTCCTTTTCCAATTTAAACAGTCCTGCAATAATGTCACCTACCTCTCACATTCATCGCTTTGACCATGGCAGTTTTTATCACTCCAAAATTTCTACTCATGCTTCTACAAAAGGTCACGCCAACAGCTGCCCCCCATCTGTCAATAATTCCAGCATGGACATCCCCATCCTTCTGGTCAATGGTTGTTTAGAGAATGAAGACCTCTCCCCTAAATCCTCCAGAAACCTAATGAATGGACCCAAAAGAAGAGGCTCCTCTAGTTTCAACAAAACATACTCCGAGTCTTCCATCCCAACATGTTCAGACA GCACTGTAAAAGATGGTCAGCCTGGCATGAAGTTTGTTATGGACAAGTCCAAGCTTTGGTTTAAGCCTAGCATCACTCGTGACCAAG CTATCGAGTATTTAAAGGACAAGGAGCCAGGAACTTTCATTATCCGTGATAGCACATCCTACCGTGGATCTTTTGGGCTTGCTATGAAGGTTCCAGGAACACCCTTAAAACCAG ATAACACAACAAATGAGCAAGTCCGACATTTCCTGATTGAATCGTCTGCAAAAGGAGTCCATCTGAAAGGTGCCGCAGAAGAGCCTTACTTTG GGAGCCTCTCTGCATTGGTATACCAGCACACTATCAACCCAATATCTTTACCCTGCAAACTGCACATTGCTGACAAAG GGAGCGATGGAGACAGCAGCCCAGAATGTCTGCCAGATGCTACATCAGAGCTCAAGACTTCAGCCG CATGCAACGTCTTGTATCTGAACTCCATCAATACTGAAACCCTGACTGGATCCAGTGCCATCCAGAAGGCAGCGAGCGTCACTTTAGAGAAGGCCGACCTTCAGGTGCCCACTATCGTAAACTTTAAAGCCACCGAACAGGGAGTGACCCTGACCGACATCCAGCGCAA AGTGTTTTTCAGACGTCATTACCCTGTGTCGACCCTCAGTTTCTGCAGTGTGGACCCTGACTTTAGAAA gtggCAGAGACAATGTAAATCTTCAAG GATATTTGGCTTTGTGGCAAAGAATCCAACAGATCCATCAAGCAACGTGTGCCATGTCTTTGCCGAATACGATGCCATTCAGCCTGCCTCTCCTCTGATTAGCTTCCTAACAAACTTGATTCAACAGCAAGAAAGAGTCTAG